Proteins co-encoded in one Haloarcula sp. DT43 genomic window:
- a CDS encoding helix-turn-helix domain-containing protein: MTETQPTVEETREFEFVLQFDAGTDSLMDVFREHESLSVWSSAIFVGDDHMWRLDHAKGTPEALRAFDDVFLDEDRCNECFDVVSCDTTRTYHVLDRSETTRTVYTLRREISGCQSLPSFLHRHVREGTVFESRRTGNEYRWRVLYPGAAPIGEVYDKIEASLRDGVTLSVSHITSAGNWKATERVATNFSPQQWRVLEAAVTHGYYERPRAVSVKDLASILDEPRSTVQYQLRTAEDRLVSQFVEETL, from the coding sequence ATGACCGAGACTCAGCCGACGGTCGAAGAGACGCGCGAGTTCGAGTTCGTCCTGCAGTTCGACGCAGGCACCGACAGCCTGATGGACGTGTTCCGAGAACACGAGAGTCTCTCGGTGTGGTCCTCGGCCATCTTCGTCGGCGACGACCACATGTGGCGACTCGACCACGCGAAAGGGACGCCCGAGGCCCTGCGTGCGTTCGACGACGTCTTTCTGGACGAGGACCGCTGCAACGAGTGTTTCGATGTGGTGAGCTGTGACACGACGCGGACGTACCACGTGCTCGACCGCAGTGAGACGACACGGACGGTGTACACGCTCCGCCGGGAAATCAGCGGCTGTCAGTCGCTGCCGAGTTTCCTCCACCGGCACGTCCGCGAGGGCACCGTCTTCGAATCCCGCCGGACGGGCAACGAGTACCGCTGGCGCGTCCTCTATCCGGGGGCTGCCCCCATCGGCGAGGTTTACGACAAAATCGAGGCGAGCCTGCGCGACGGCGTCACGCTCTCGGTGTCTCACATCACCAGCGCCGGGAACTGGAAGGCGACCGAACGGGTCGCGACGAACTTCTCGCCCCAGCAGTGGCGGGTGCTCGAAGCCGCCGTGACCCACGGCTACTACGAGCGGCCGCGAGCGGTCTCAGTCAAGGACCTCGCGTCGATACTGGACGAGCCGCGCTCGACCGTGCAGTACCAGCTCCGGACCGCCGAGGACCGACTCGTCTCCCAGTTCGTCGAGGAAACCCTCTGA
- a CDS encoding helix-turn-helix domain-containing protein, producing the protein MKYVSLSLWMAPEVRHPMHQFVVEHDGYEASYLLRGNDVGTDLQTLLFHVDGFPPEPYRAALERADTVREYAISPCPDETFYLYVQDSPSATGHDLVEALTRAGLVIVSPVAYRADGTVALTLVGPGGTVQQAVETVPDGVSVDVREVGEYDSRRLDTGAALTDRQFEAVAAAVDCGYYADPREGGVDDVADELGCAPGTAAQHLRKAEAHVMADLLDQRNGSG; encoded by the coding sequence ATGAAGTACGTCTCGCTCTCGCTGTGGATGGCCCCCGAGGTCCGGCATCCGATGCACCAGTTCGTCGTCGAGCACGACGGCTACGAGGCCAGCTACCTCCTCCGGGGCAACGACGTGGGGACCGACCTCCAGACGCTGCTGTTTCACGTCGACGGGTTCCCGCCGGAGCCATACCGGGCGGCGCTGGAGCGGGCCGACACCGTCCGGGAGTACGCTATCTCGCCCTGTCCCGACGAGACGTTCTACCTCTACGTGCAGGACTCGCCCTCGGCGACCGGCCACGACCTCGTCGAGGCGCTCACGCGGGCCGGCCTCGTCATCGTCTCGCCGGTGGCCTACCGGGCCGACGGCACGGTCGCGCTCACGCTGGTCGGTCCGGGCGGGACGGTCCAGCAGGCCGTCGAGACGGTGCCGGACGGCGTCTCCGTCGACGTGCGGGAGGTCGGGGAGTACGACAGCCGACGGCTCGACACCGGCGCGGCGCTGACCGACCGGCAGTTCGAGGCCGTCGCCGCCGCCGTCGACTGCGGGTACTACGCCGACCCCCGCGAGGGCGGCGTCGACGACGTGGCCGACGAACTCGGCTGTGCGCCTGGGACCGCCGCCCAGCACCTCCGGAAAGCCGAGGCCCATGTGATGGCTGACCTGCTCGACCAGCGGAACGGGTCCGGGTAG
- a CDS encoding deoxyribonuclease IV, translating to MVRVGAHTSIAGGVYNAVEEQVEYSGNCGQIFSHSPQVWQDPDIDDGEAEQFRDLADEHGVGPWVIHSSYLVNLCTPKDDLREKSLDSMQKEVDAAAKLGIEYVNVHLGAHTGAGVDGGLDNAASVLDDLDVPDGVTVLVESDAGSGTKLGGDFEHLATVRERTDQDIEFCLDTAHMFAAGYDLSTPEAVAATLAEFDDVVGFEDLACVHLNDSKHECGTNKDEHAHIGEGHIGEDGMRAFVTHDAIRDVPLVLETPTEDGRSFAWNIERVKDLRRD from the coding sequence ATGGTACGAGTCGGGGCACACACCTCTATCGCCGGCGGCGTCTACAACGCCGTCGAGGAACAGGTCGAGTACAGCGGCAACTGCGGGCAGATATTCTCCCACTCGCCGCAGGTCTGGCAGGACCCGGACATCGACGACGGTGAGGCCGAACAGTTCCGCGACCTCGCCGACGAACACGGGGTCGGCCCGTGGGTCATCCACTCGTCGTACCTGGTGAACCTCTGTACGCCCAAAGACGACCTCCGCGAGAAGTCCCTCGATTCGATGCAAAAGGAGGTCGACGCCGCCGCGAAACTGGGCATCGAGTACGTCAACGTCCACCTCGGGGCCCACACCGGCGCGGGCGTCGACGGCGGGCTGGACAACGCCGCGAGCGTGCTGGACGACCTCGACGTGCCAGACGGCGTCACCGTGCTGGTCGAGTCCGACGCCGGCAGCGGGACGAAACTCGGCGGCGACTTCGAGCATCTGGCGACCGTCCGCGAGCGCACCGACCAGGACATCGAGTTCTGCCTCGACACGGCCCACATGTTCGCCGCGGGCTACGACCTCTCGACGCCCGAGGCGGTCGCGGCGACGCTCGCCGAGTTCGACGACGTAGTCGGCTTCGAGGACCTCGCCTGCGTCCACCTCAACGACTCAAAACACGAGTGCGGGACGAACAAGGACGAGCACGCCCACATCGGCGAGGGCCACATCGGCGAGGACGGCATGCGCGCGTTCGTCACCCACGACGCTATCCGCGACGTGCCGCTGGTGCTTGAGACGCCGACCGAAGACGGCCGGAGCTTCGCCTGGAACATCGAGCGCGTCAAGGACCTCCGCCGAGACTGA
- a CDS encoding NADH-quinone oxidoreductase subunit D, whose product MPRTVHRTDDTHPLVEPIADRVLDTEHHENAPAVVVRADEVQAVLSTLRTEADLDHCACVTAQEYADRFETIYHLRKYDDPTQELSVVVPTPQASPVSESAAPVYPTAAWHEREAYDLVGIDYDDHPDCRRILLPETWQGHPLRRDYDQDRPQIVSFREHERLLEDRREGPETMHLNMGPHHPSTHGVLHLNAQLDGEQVAAVDPDIGYIHRCEEQMCQQGTYRHQIMPYPDRWDWGGAGLLNEWAYARAAEDLADIEVPEYAQVIRTMGGELSRILSHMLAVATYALDVVGEFTAVFQWGVRDRELVQDILEDLTGQRLMFNYLRLGGVAWDLPDPREAFFEKIRAFLDDLPHKLGEYHDMLTGNEILQLRTIDTGHLPAETAKAYGCTGPVARASGVDYDLRRDDPYGYYDELDWSVVTEQDGDNFSRVLVRLREVEESAKIIRQCVDLLEDWPEGDREIQANVPRTLRPDPDAEIYRAVEAAKGELGIYIRSDGTESPARFKIRGPSFSHLQALSEMARGEYVPDLVATIGSLDTIMGEVDR is encoded by the coding sequence ATGCCCCGGACAGTCCACCGCACCGACGACACCCACCCGCTCGTCGAGCCGATTGCCGACCGCGTCCTCGACACCGAGCACCACGAGAACGCCCCGGCCGTCGTCGTCCGCGCCGACGAGGTGCAGGCAGTCCTCTCGACGCTGCGAACCGAGGCCGACCTGGACCACTGTGCCTGCGTCACGGCCCAGGAGTACGCCGACCGGTTCGAGACGATATACCACCTGCGGAAGTACGACGACCCGACACAGGAACTGTCGGTCGTCGTGCCGACGCCACAGGCGTCCCCGGTCAGCGAGTCGGCCGCCCCCGTCTACCCGACGGCGGCGTGGCACGAGCGGGAGGCCTACGACCTGGTCGGCATCGACTACGACGACCACCCCGACTGCCGCCGCATCCTCCTGCCCGAGACCTGGCAGGGCCACCCGCTACGCCGGGACTACGACCAGGACCGGCCACAGATAGTCTCCTTCCGGGAGCACGAGCGCCTGCTCGAAGACCGCCGCGAGGGGCCGGAGACGATGCATCTCAACATGGGCCCACACCACCCCTCGACCCACGGGGTGTTGCACCTGAACGCCCAACTCGACGGGGAACAGGTGGCGGCTGTCGACCCCGACATCGGCTACATCCACCGCTGTGAGGAGCAGATGTGCCAACAGGGCACCTACCGCCACCAGATAATGCCGTACCCCGACCGCTGGGACTGGGGCGGAGCCGGCCTGCTGAACGAGTGGGCCTACGCCCGCGCGGCCGAGGACCTCGCCGACATCGAGGTCCCCGAGTACGCGCAGGTCATCCGGACGATGGGCGGGGAGCTATCGCGGATTCTCTCGCACATGCTCGCGGTGGCCACGTACGCGCTGGACGTGGTCGGCGAGTTCACCGCGGTCTTCCAGTGGGGGGTCCGGGACCGCGAACTCGTCCAGGACATCCTCGAAGACCTCACCGGCCAGCGGCTGATGTTCAACTACCTCCGGCTGGGCGGGGTCGCCTGGGACCTGCCCGACCCCCGCGAGGCGTTCTTCGAGAAGATACGAGCGTTCCTCGACGACCTGCCCCACAAGCTCGGGGAGTACCACGACATGCTCACCGGCAACGAGATTCTCCAGCTCCGGACGATTGACACGGGCCACCTCCCGGCCGAGACCGCGAAAGCCTACGGCTGTACCGGCCCGGTCGCGCGTGCCTCCGGCGTCGACTACGACCTCCGCCGGGACGACCCGTACGGCTACTACGACGAACTCGACTGGTCGGTCGTCACCGAGCAGGACGGCGACAACTTCAGCCGCGTGCTCGTGCGCCTGCGCGAAGTGGAGGAGTCCGCGAAGATAATCCGCCAATGTGTCGACCTGTTGGAGGACTGGCCCGAGGGCGACCGCGAGATACAGGCGAACGTCCCCCGCACGCTCCGGCCCGACCCCGACGCCGAAATCTACCGCGCCGTCGAGGCCGCCAAGGGCGAACTCGGCATCTACATCCGCTCCGACGGGACAGAGTCCCCCGCCCGGTTCAAAATCCGGGGCCCCTCCTTCTCGCATCTCCAGGCGCTGTCCGAGATGGCCCGCGGCGAGTACGTCCCCGATCTCGTGGCGACGATAGGCAGCCTGGACACCATCATGGGCGAGGTCGACCGGTAG
- a CDS encoding class I SAM-dependent methyltransferase, whose translation MWSDSREALSDLRLGECERVLDVGCGTGELTRVLREETDGTVVGLDADTDLLTAAGDPAVCGDATRLPFADDTFDLVVCQALLINLPDPVLAVREFARVATDRVAAIEPNNAAVTVESTVDAEPVLARRARRLFLDGVRTDVTLGSDAADVFRDAGLSVVSTTQYDQERRIEPPYDDAAMAAARRKATGTGLAHDRETILNGETTPAEYDALRERWRSMGRDVVEQMQEETYERRETVPFFVTVGAVA comes from the coding sequence ATGTGGAGCGACTCCCGCGAGGCCCTCTCGGACCTGCGGCTGGGCGAGTGCGAGCGCGTCCTCGACGTGGGGTGTGGCACCGGCGAACTGACCCGCGTCCTCCGCGAGGAGACCGACGGGACCGTCGTCGGGCTCGACGCCGACACGGACCTGCTGACCGCCGCCGGAGACCCGGCCGTCTGCGGGGACGCGACCCGGCTCCCGTTCGCCGACGACACCTTCGATTTGGTGGTGTGTCAGGCGCTGCTCATCAACCTCCCGGACCCCGTGCTCGCGGTCCGGGAGTTCGCCCGCGTCGCCACCGACCGGGTGGCCGCCATCGAGCCGAACAACGCCGCCGTCACCGTCGAGTCGACCGTCGACGCCGAACCGGTGCTGGCCCGCCGCGCCCGCCGATTGTTCCTCGACGGGGTGCGGACCGACGTCACCCTCGGCAGCGACGCAGCCGACGTGTTCCGCGACGCCGGCCTCTCGGTCGTCTCGACGACGCAGTACGACCAGGAACGGCGCATCGAGCCGCCCTACGACGACGCGGCGATGGCGGCAGCCCGGCGGAAGGCGACCGGGACCGGGCTGGCCCACGACCGCGAGACGATTCTCAACGGCGAGACGACGCCAGCCGAGTACGACGCGCTCCGGGAGCGCTGGCGGTCGATGGGGCGGGACGTCGTCGAGCAGATGCAAGAGGAGACCTACGAGCGCCGCGAGACGGTCCCGTTCTTCGTCACCGTCGGCGCGGTTGCCTGA
- a CDS encoding lipoate--protein ligase family protein — protein MSLADLEWRVVGEETRPGPMTMGLEAAAAETVAAGGPATVRVYTWPDTLSLGYGQDPDTVDWDYCEREGIGVTRRPTGGGAIYHDGVADVSYGIVAPADAVPGDLMACYERFCEPVLAAFERLGVDAAFADDERAAVHQPACYLRQLHPAHDIVGPDGRKLSGNAQYRQKDAVIQHGSLSVSLRPERHCGCFTADPDPARFTERVGAIDEYADVDRGEVVETLQSTLAEWVDATEGSWTDKELTRAREHAEEKYDTDEWIRRSP, from the coding sequence ATGTCACTGGCCGACCTGGAGTGGCGCGTCGTCGGCGAGGAAACGCGGCCCGGCCCGATGACGATGGGGCTGGAAGCGGCCGCCGCCGAGACCGTCGCCGCGGGCGGGCCGGCGACGGTGCGAGTGTACACCTGGCCCGACACGCTGTCGCTGGGCTACGGGCAGGACCCCGACACCGTCGACTGGGACTACTGCGAGCGCGAGGGCATCGGCGTCACGCGACGGCCCACCGGCGGCGGGGCGATATACCACGACGGCGTGGCGGACGTCTCCTACGGCATCGTCGCGCCGGCCGACGCCGTGCCGGGCGACCTGATGGCGTGTTACGAGCGGTTCTGCGAGCCGGTGCTCGCGGCGTTCGAGCGCCTGGGCGTCGACGCCGCCTTCGCCGACGACGAGCGAGCGGCGGTCCACCAGCCGGCCTGTTACCTGCGGCAACTCCACCCGGCCCACGACATCGTCGGCCCGGACGGCCGGAAGCTCAGCGGGAACGCCCAGTACCGACAGAAAGACGCCGTCATCCAGCACGGCTCCCTGTCGGTTTCGTTGCGGCCGGAGCGACACTGCGGCTGTTTCACCGCCGATCCCGACCCGGCGCGGTTCACGGAGCGCGTCGGGGCGATAGACGAGTACGCCGACGTCGACCGCGGCGAGGTCGTCGAGACGCTCCAGTCGACGCTGGCCGAGTGGGTCGATGCGACCGAGGGCTCGTGGACGGACAAGGAGCTGACCCGCGCACGCGAGCACGCGGAAGAGAAGTACGACACCGACGAGTGGATTCGACGGTCGCCATGA